Proteins encoded by one window of Leishmania mexicana MHOM/GT/2001/U1103 complete genome, chromosome 23:
- a CDS encoding S-adenosyl-methyltransferase mraW-like protein yields the protein MKRIVAPKRWSAVNRVEHPPLMPKQLLQGVCGGLRWLESKNLAEFLAKRAIEEGFPCTKKQQRVFDARPPSSRPALRTSRLHKKCPARRSSGAVQRTEGALEASRTTGASGALVSSGAALALNSSALDALVPLSKQKRLVSYDVLDCTFGSGFHTGVVLENGRPYTRVVAMDCDLEATVSAREIVDEFGADRFRFFARPMSEAKAMFGERSFDAVMIDPGPSLTQLENPERGFLLDDESDHALDMRYGPTHGLGALEYLNTVPQHALSSALASYELLTPQQSMKLARAIRQRRPFDGAQRVLEAVEEAGNELPEEGWGTQGSRRKTSMSWNFMTSLRCIVNHERHELSEALQNALLLLRTDGRLVVFSRLPWEERLISTTVSQHPHALLSYSEAIPIEDVQEHGHSRHTKMWIVTRTQRSSYVLKNSQALTEEAVQESSMRWMSGLFAGQTFGFPANNFTFENKDAKDWAAVRRNKDSPPFDSDDDPRG from the coding sequence ATGAAGCGGATTGTGGCACCGAAGCGATGGTCCGCCGTAAACCGTGTTGAGCATCCTCCGCTTATGCCTAAGCAGCTCTTGCAGGGCGTCTGTGGGGGACTGCGGTGGCTCGAGTCTAAGAACCTTGCTGAGTTTTTGGCAAAGCGCGCCATCGAAGAAGGGTTCCCCTGTAcgaagaagcagcagaggGTTTTCGATGCGCGACCGCCATCATCGCGTCCAGCGCTTCGCACGAGCCGACTGCACAAAAAGTGTCCGGCGCGCCGTTCTAGCGGGGCTGTGCAACGGACCGAGGGTGCTCTGGAGGCGTCGCGCACGACAGGTGCCAGTGGCGCCCTCGTCTCTTCCGGTGCAGCGCTTGCCTTGAACTCGTCTGCCTTGGATGCTCTGGTGCCACTGTCCAAGCAGAAGCGGCTCGTTTCGTATGACGTTTTGGACTGTACATTCGGCTCTGGGTTTCACACTGGTGTGGTGCTCGAGAACGGTCGGCCGTACACGCGAGTTGTTGCGATGGACTGCGACTTGGAGGCGACGgtgagcgcgcgcgagaTCGTTGATGAGTTCGGGGCGGACCGGTTTCGATTCTTCGCGCGTCCCATGTCTGAGGCCAAGGCCATGTTTGGCGAGCGTTCCTTCGATGCCGTTATGATCGACCCTGGCCCGTCGCTAACTCAACTGGAGAACCCCGAGCGAGGGTTTCTTCTGGATGATGAGAGTGACCACGCACTCGACATGCGTTACGGGCCCACGCATGGGCTCGGGGCGCTGGAGTACCTCAACACGGTGCCGCAGCATGCCCTGTCCAGCGCCCTCGCTTCCTACGAACTTCTGACTCCCCAGCAGTCCATGAAGCTTGCTAGAGCCATTCGGCAACGGCGCCCCTTcgatggcgcgcagcgcgtgctggaggcagtggaggaggcgggtaACGAGCTCCCTgaggagggatgggggaCTCAGGGTAGCCGACGGAAGACTTCGATGTCATGGAACTTCATGACATCGTTGAGATGCATCGTGAACCACGAGCGCCACGAGCTGAGCGAGGCCCTGCAgaacgcgctgctgctcctgcgcaCTGATGGCCGGCTTGTTGTCTTCTCTCGTCTCCCGTGGGAGGAGAGGCTCATCTCCACCACTGTCAGTCAGCACCCACACGCTCTGCTAAGTTACTCGGAGGCTATTCCCATCGAAGATGTGCAGGAGCACGGCCACTCACGTCACACAAAGATGTGGATTGTCACTCGCACCCAACGTTCCTCGTACGTGCTCAAGAACAGTCAGGCGCTcacagaggaggcggtgcaggagaGCTCGATGCGGTGGATGAGCGGCCTCTTCGCTGGTCAAACGTTTGGGTTCCCGGCGAATAACTTCACCTTTGAGAACAAGGATGCGAAGGACTGGGCCGCAGTGCGCCGAAACAAGGACTCGCCACCGTT